The following coding sequences lie in one Pseudoxanthomonas sp. SE1 genomic window:
- the trpE gene encoding anthranilate synthase component I, with amino-acid sequence MISHDQFQQYAAEGFNRIPVVREVLSDLDTPLSVYLKLADAPHTYLFESVEGGERFGRYSIIGLPVRRVVTFHGHRLEIRDHGQLVEARDVDDPFAEVEALRAAYAVPKLEGLPGFTGGLVGWFGFECIGYIEPRLATGDKPDELDTPDILLMLSEEVAVFDNLKGRLYLIVHADPREAGAWDAAQARLDALTTKLRQPGSYPTPITRDVLDESHFVSGFTHDGFIAAVEKSKEYIRAGDIFQVVLSQRLSVPFNARPVDVYRALRALNPSPYMYFLDVGDVQVVGSSPEILVRLEQGEVTVRPIAGTRPRGKTHEEDLALEAELLADPKERAEHLMLIDLGRNDTGRVSEAGTVQVGEQFVIERYSHVMHIVSEVTGKLLPGLSYADVLRATFPAGTVSGAPKIRALEVIRELEPIKRNVYAGSIGYIGWHGDADTAIAIRTAVIKDGRLHVQAGAGIVYDSDPEKEWDETMNKGRALFRAVAEAAKGL; translated from the coding sequence TTGATCTCGCACGACCAGTTCCAGCAGTACGCTGCTGAAGGTTTCAACCGCATCCCCGTCGTCCGTGAAGTGCTGTCCGACCTGGACACGCCGCTCTCGGTCTACCTGAAACTCGCCGACGCGCCGCACACCTACCTGTTCGAATCGGTGGAGGGCGGCGAACGCTTCGGCCGCTATTCCATCATCGGTCTGCCGGTGCGGCGCGTGGTCACCTTCCACGGCCATCGCCTGGAAATCCGCGATCATGGCCAGCTGGTCGAGGCGCGCGATGTGGACGATCCCTTCGCCGAAGTCGAAGCGCTGCGCGCCGCCTATGCGGTACCCAAACTGGAAGGCCTGCCCGGGTTCACCGGCGGACTGGTGGGCTGGTTCGGATTCGAGTGCATCGGCTACATCGAGCCTCGACTGGCGACGGGCGACAAGCCCGACGAACTCGACACCCCCGACATCCTGCTGATGCTGTCGGAAGAAGTCGCGGTCTTCGACAACCTCAAGGGCCGTCTCTATCTGATCGTGCACGCCGATCCACGCGAGGCGGGCGCATGGGACGCCGCGCAGGCACGGCTGGATGCGCTGACCACCAAGCTCCGGCAGCCCGGCTCGTATCCCACGCCGATCACCCGCGACGTGCTGGATGAAAGCCACTTCGTGTCCGGCTTCACCCACGACGGTTTCATCGCTGCGGTGGAAAAATCCAAGGAATACATCCGCGCCGGCGACATCTTCCAGGTGGTGCTGAGCCAGCGCCTGAGCGTGCCATTCAATGCGCGGCCGGTGGATGTCTACCGCGCCCTGCGTGCGCTGAACCCGTCGCCCTACATGTACTTCCTCGATGTCGGCGACGTGCAGGTGGTGGGTTCCTCGCCGGAAATCCTGGTGAGATTGGAACAGGGCGAAGTCACCGTGCGGCCCATCGCCGGCACGCGTCCGCGCGGGAAGACGCACGAGGAGGATCTCGCGCTGGAAGCCGAGTTGCTGGCCGACCCCAAGGAGCGCGCCGAGCACCTGATGCTGATCGACCTGGGCCGCAACGACACCGGTCGCGTGTCGGAAGCGGGAACGGTGCAGGTGGGCGAGCAGTTCGTCATCGAACGCTACAGCCACGTCATGCACATCGTCAGCGAGGTCACCGGCAAGCTGTTGCCGGGCCTCAGCTACGCCGATGTGCTGCGCGCGACGTTCCCGGCCGGCACGGTCAGTGGCGCGCCCAAGATCCGCGCGCTGGAAGTGATCCGCGAACTCGAGCCGATCAAGCGCAACGTCTACGCCGGCAGCATCGGCTACATCGGCTGGCACGGCGATGCCGACACCGCCATCGCCATCCGCACCGCCGTCATCAAGGATGGCCGCCTGCACGTGCAGGCCGGCGCCGGCATCGTCTACGACTCCGATCCCGAGAAGGAGTGGGACGAGACGATGAACAAGGGCCGCGCGCTGTTTCGCGCGGTGGCGGAAGCGGCGAAGGGGTTGTGA